GCAGGGGGCAGAGGTGGAAGGGACGCCAGCCTGCCCAGccaagcagaagggacagaagtctgctttccctctGAATCCAGCACAGCCGCTGCAACTAGCGCCCTTCAAGCTATGCCCAAGAGCCCTCACACTGCGGTCTAGTTCCCCCTCTGATCTCATGGCTGTTACTCACTTAGGTTCATTTGTCCCTGTCTCTCATCTGAAGATCCCCATAAGGGCAATCCCTATTATTACTTGTCATCCTCAGGACATCCTGCTGAACACCCCAGAAATAAAGGAGAACAGAGATACAAGGGGGTTTCCTTAGATACAAGCCTTTACTCATGCTCGTGTCTTGTGGTGTGATAGTGTAGGCACCAGCCATCCCAAAGGTCAAAGTAACATCCCCCAGATATTTACAGCAGCACAGATGTTGATCAACAGCTGAGCACTGAGGCAGCGGCCCCGCCATGTGTCTTCTCCTTGTTCTGGCTCAGGTCTCCTCGTGACGAGCAGAAGGAaagagctgtgctggtgccGATGGAGGTCCTGAGGCACCCTCCTCTCAAAGGGCTGTAGGGAAGAAATATCCCAACACGTCCTAGTGTCATTCTTACCCCCAAACTTTTACTTGTTTACCAACAGCTTGTTGCCTTGGCTTGGATTATCCTCCTGGCATAAGTTATGCAGCATCTCCaagtataaataataattaaaaaagtgCTTTAGCAACAAGGTCAAAAGAACCCATGAAGATCActctcctttctccagacttcaTTGTCTGCACACTGTAGCCAGCAGGGAAGGATCACGTTCACACCAGTGTTACTCCtttcaaacacaaattaaaagtCAAGCAGTAACTAAgggaaggctttgcagagcaAGCCCTTTGCCTGCTTCTCACCACATTTCATGCAGAGGGatggttttcttttgtgcacAAGCCACATTCAGAGCCATCTCTCCCATGTCAGCTCACAGCACCAGAAAGTGAAAAACTTCTGCCACGACCATGGAGAATTCAGCTCTGGGATTCTCATTTCCAGCGACAGATaaacaaaaagccacaagaCCCAGGGAAAAATGGCTAATGACAGGAAAGTCAAAGAGGTAGATCCGTCACATTAGCAGCGAGCCCAACGAGGGTTCATGAAGCAGAGGGTAATGACAGCAGTCTACCACAGTCTGGAGAGGACTGATTGTGAAAGTGGGGCAGGAGAAACATGTGAGGATGTGTCTGAAGGGCTGCAAAGCCATAATTGTTACGGAGATCCTCCCGGTGTCACAGACAGTGCTGTCACCATGCCCAGATTTGTTCAGGTCCTGAAGAGGTACCTACCAGAGCTTGAGATGTTTTTTTGGGGAGTGAACTTGCAGACAGCTAAAGAAAGACCCACTAgcactgatttatttctctgGCAGTGTTGCTCTGACCAGTGCTGGAAGCCACCCAAGGGCGACGTCAGGGTCCAGgttttcccatctttttcctTGGAGGGCGCTTGTGCTGGCCTGTGCCAGGGGTCAGGGCTCTGTGTTCCCCCGACAGCCTTTATGCTAGCTTTCCTGCCCGGCAGAGTTGGAGAAAATACATCCACTCAGATGGATCCCCTCAGCCCGTGGGGCCAAGTGGGTGGTTTATTCCCTCTGGACCCATTGCCGGATATTAATTGCCTTGTTCTGGCTCTTAGTCCCTGGGAGACTCTTCCAGCCGAGCAGATCTCACAAAGCTGGTAATTCCAGCTGTGGGCCCAGATTGCAATGCTTCCCACTCTAAACATTGTCACTTAGCTGTCACCTCCCCACCGCAgcccctcctgccagcctgaCCCTTTGCACCCTTCGACTAATTGCAGCGCTTCCCCACTGCCCGCAGGACATCAGCAGAGCCCAGCGCCTCCGCTGCACATTGACCCCTCCAGCTCTTCCCTGGGCCTGCAGTCACCATGCAGgcggctggaggaggagagggctcCGCATATTCAGTGCTTGACCCTGCCTTTTCCCAGGCAGAAATTCAAGCAGGACCTCTCTAGGAGGGCATCACGACATCTCCCCAGGGCATTCCTCGCTATTGTGACTCTGCTCCTCCGCCCCAGGCGCTGTGTGTTTGTACTTACCAAATGCAAATCACATTTCCCACCCTCCTGGCTGGATCTCTCACTCCACAGTGTCCTTTgcctgctttcttctccctagCTCGTTTTGCAATGCTCTAGGGAGCCAGCAGCCCCTCCCAGTTTCACCTCCCTCTGATCTGGCCGTGAGGTGCCTTTGGGTTAAGCAACCCTCCTAATTAAGTACCTGCATCACCTGGCCTGGCTCTGGGCACAGAAACTGCAGCCCTTTTGCAGCTGGAGCATCCCTTTTCCGAGGAATGCTGGTGACTAACTcctaattgcattttaaaagaaaatctggagaTAGCTTCTTGGCCTTGCGCAGCTGTGGCGGAAGCCTCGCAGCTGTGGCCTTACTGTCACTCTGGGAAGGCTGCATGTCAGCAGCCAGATCAAGTCAACGGCACATTAACAACTGATAATGGTAGTTAACTCACTTAGTTAGCTATGTGAGCATAGGCTTCACCCCTGAGCATTTCAGCTTCCAGCTCCCAGGCTCGTCTCAAGCCACCTTGGACTCCCAGCTATTACTCATTGTTAATACGGAAACCTGGAGCACATTAAATGGAGGGGATGGTTTACAATAAAAGCTTATGAATTGATTCTGTGACCCAGCAGAGGCTGTTAAAAATGATTGAGTGAATATGGAAATGAGTAATCGTACAGCTGGACTcggggctgagcacagccaaCTCCACTCAATACAAACCACAAGTAACACAAGGCGCACGCAAAGCTGGCCGAGGCTCTAGGTCatggtgggagctgcaggaaacCGTCCTGGGACTTCAGTCACATTTACCTGTGCTCCTCACGCTGTAGGCTCTCCTCAGCACATGTGCATTTAGGCTCGTCCCCTCTCTCCAAAGGCTGCATGAACTGGAAACTCTTATTCCACGCGAGCACTTGGCCAACCCCTGTACTAAAAGCAGTCGAGGGAACAGAGGGAAGTAAGAGGCAGATCAGGACCCCATCTGTGATGCACACTCGTTTAGTCCGCCCCACATGCACTAGGATCAGAAAATAAGCCTCCACTGCCTCAGTTTCCAGCTACCAGAACTTTTAGGCTTTGTGCTTTAGGATCTCCTTCCAGcctcattttctctgtgaatgCCAAGGAGGTGGAGGGAGGTTGTCTTAGGAAACGCAGAGGTCTGTCGCAGAGAGGTACGGTACGATAcgtttatttaaaaagcacacaCCAGAATTCCACTTACATTAAGTATGGAGACGAAAGGTTCATTCTTATGTCGCTGGGGCCCTGGAGCCCTGTCCTCTCTCTAGGCCAGTGCCAGCTCGCCTGGTATCAAAGGGGTTGGAGGAGTGGGCTGAAGCCCTTAGAGGTGGGAAAGaaggggcaggaaggaggagcagTGAGTACACTGTGTGCTGAATGGGCTTCCACCTCCGACGCAAGTCCAGAGGGCAGAAGGTGCAGTGCTGCCATAGGTGCCCTGTGAATGCATGGCTGGTAGGTGCAGTTCTGCCACGCTGCCCGacctgggaagctgctgcccaTCGACGTGTGTGCTGTCATCAGGCACAGACGGAGTCTCCGCACTGCGAGAGCAGCAGGTCCTGGAGGGGAGTGATGAGCTCTGGCTCCTGGAGCCATACCTGGTTCTGCCTGCGTCCGAGTCGTGTCATTTCAGATGCTGCAGAGGGCACCGGAGCAGTATTTGCCCACGAGGAGGAACATTCAACGGTGTTGGGTAAACCCACAGCAGAAACCTGCTGCCAGAGGAGCTGCCCGTGACCCCCTCACCCTAAGCAGTTTtcctcccctgcagcctcctcccgATGGGCAGCTCGCTACCCCCTGCCCATCCATCACTCCCGGCTTTCAGGCCACTGTCAAAAACCTCCCGCAAAAAGACAATGGCAGCCCAGGGTCCCCATTCACCCCTGGAGAAAAGGGCCTGTGCGTGCAAAGTGATAAATGGACGGTCCCCAGCTGGAGACGGAGCGCTGGATGCTCCCGATGGGCCGCAGGAGGGCAGCCCTTTGTCTTGCTCTGGGCAGATGGGGCAGAGGTCGGTCTCGGGGTTTTGGCTTCCCATCATCGCTCAGTTTGGGGTCTTCCAAGGCAATGCTGGAGTCCAGGCTCCCAGCACAGTCCCCTCCTTGCCGAACTCGGCGCATCCCTTGCGGTTGGCGCCCAGTCTCCAGCTGCGCCCCGGGGGACACCCGCAGGAGCCCTCCCATGTGCCGCGACGCCTCGGGCGCTATTTGCAGACGTATCTCTCCACCAGCCGCCGGCACCTCTTGCACACCACGTAGCAGCACCAGTGGTACTTGCAGTGACACctctccaccacctcctccgTGTAGGCGTTGTAGCCGCGGCCGCAGCACATCAGGTCGCAGCCCTCGCTGCCCACGGAGCTCTTGTTGCACTGCCTGCCGAGAGGAGGGCGCAGGAGACGGAGGTGAGGGGTCGGGACCGTGCCTGCCCACCCCCAGGGtgctgccccggcccccgcaGGTTTGCTCACAGAGCCTGCCCGTAGAGGTACGGGGGTGGCAGGGCTTCCTACAGCCGATGCAAGCAGCGCTCGGGGCTGCACAAACCTTCCTCACACCCTCTTCCACCACGCTGCTGAGGGATCGCACTGACTACCACCGAGCACTCCTGGTTCCACGTGGCTGATGGAAGCTCTCTGCCTGGGAGGCTGATAGAGCACATCCGCAGCAGTTTCTTACCTGTCCTGCGTCCCCTGAGACCCCAGGTGGACATTGGGCACGCAGTAGTCAGGGGAGTTGATGAGGTAAACCAGATCCGTCTCTTTCAGCAGCCTGACGTCTGTTTCTTTGGGTACCAGCTGCTTCCTGGGCCCGATGAGCCGGTGGGTCACCCTGACGGCTGCCAGGTACTTGGACTTGAGCTCAGAAGCGATTTCGCCCAGGCCTGGCAGCCCCTTCCAACAGGTCTTAACCGAACAGGAGCCTGAAACACCGTGGCATTTGCACTTGGTATCCAAGGAGTCACCCAGCACCTGCGGAGGTTGGAAAAGAGATGAACATattgcctgctgctggtgcccacCCCGCCGACTGATCTGCACGAGCACCCACGGGAAGTTTCAAGAGCTGAAAGAgctcagctgcctcctgccaccCGAGAGAGTTCCCCTCTCTTGTTTAGAGGTGGAAGAAAACGCTGCTGCTAGGACAGCGGAGTGCCTTCTTTTCATGAATATAAAGGGGCGATCGAGGGGTGCTGCTTTGTTCCCTTGTGATAATCATGTAACCCTTGGGAAGGGTCTGCAGGGGCTTGTGGTGGGCTggcagcattatttttattttttttggggggggggggggtaagggGGAAAGTCTCTGCAAACACATCTAACTCCATTTTAACCCCGTAGTTGCCTCCTCACCCTAAGGACAGCacccccccagcctgcctggGGTCTCCCCCCTTACCTTAGGCACCCCTGCGGCAGGCTGCAGGGGGCCAGGCCCATACCCACCTGCCTGCCCACCGCGTTGTTATGCAGATTCGCGGCCCTGAGGGCCTGCCTTCCCGGCCTGCTGGATTTCGAGGGGCTGTCAGCAAACGCGGCGCCGAGCTGGAGGCCGTAGCGCAGGTTGTCCCCGCAGCCGCCCCATCGGAAGTCGGGGCCCGGCACCTCGGAGGGGGCAGAGCcgcaggagcagaggggcagcgACCCCGAGGCGCAGGCTTGGGCGATGGAGTGGGCGACGGCGGCCGCAGCCAGGGCGTGGACGAAGGCGGACTCCCTGGTCCCTGGGGAGAGACGGGAATCTCACGTCTCACAGCGGAAGGAGGCTTGTTTCTTGCAACGGGATAAAACTACGACCTGACGCCCTTTTTGGGCTGTATTTTTAGCCTGTGCGGCTGTTATATTCTGCTCTCAGTATACAGCCTGTTCTCCCCCTTTGTTTGGAGCCTCCagcaactgttttcatttgagtGGAAGTCGCTCTGCGATCTCCTGCTGGTCTAAGTGGCACGGGATTAACACCGGAGTGATGGCAGCAAGTTTTCTCCAAAGTGTGCACCTAAAGCAAAACTGATGCCCATCAGctgccctgcagtgctgtgcgTTAAAGCACTGCCTGACGCACGGCCTGGGAAGCTgcatggagcaggaggaggaggtgagtaCCCGAGGGGAAGCCCCCTTTACCTTTCAGCAGGTCAGGACCAAAGCTGGGGGCGCGCTGGATGGAGGAGCAGTTCCACCTCATGCCTGCGAAGGTCCTCTGGCAGGCGCTCACGG
This window of the Cygnus atratus isolate AKBS03 ecotype Queensland, Australia chromosome 13, CAtr_DNAZoo_HiC_assembly, whole genome shotgun sequence genome carries:
- the LOC118245337 gene encoding protein Wnt-11b-like, which encodes MGHPAVPTAILLCQLGLAAAIQWLGLAESGSRVAWDESHHCRLLAGMVPDQFQMCRRNLEVMHSVVQAAAETVSACQRTFAGMRWNCSSIQRAPSFGPDLLKGTRESAFVHALAAAAVAHSIAQACASGSLPLCSCGSAPSEVPGPDFRWGGCGDNLRYGLQLGAAFADSPSKSSRPGRQALRAANLHNNAVGRQVLGDSLDTKCKCHGVSGSCSVKTCWKGLPGLGEIASELKSKYLAAVRVTHRLIGPRKQLVPKETDVRLLKETDLVYLINSPDYCVPNVHLGSQGTQDRQCNKSSVGSEGCDLMCCGRGYNAYTEEVVERCHCKYHWCCYVVCKRCRRLVERYVCK